A genomic segment from Bryobacteraceae bacterium encodes:
- a CDS encoding glycosyltransferase family 4 protein → MNVLVWNSWITPAGGMERVALSIANGLADRGCGVTLAGPYESVPLLRQAINPKVDFVQCDFSRSAKSIFENALFLRRLVRDRSIDVISAHGSLFPLLPARVPVAWTEHGPRYGHGKIMSGPKTLPWMAVRSKLRRGDWILVGCSRFVCQHVGAQLELPESSMAVIYNGVPKAEALSSLPPPEWNQPARIGLLGRVEPEKYPGDIFILDEELQRRGVPCEWHIFGEGSLSGEMRRRTAGHPRIKMRGLASSGAEALAQMDAMVFLSHGEMEGMPTVLLEARLARRPVVAWNVTANPESVGPLDKLVEPFDLVSFAGALESVIRDKLVPPPVGDEISYDRMVDEYHRLLASMTRRSVGAVERTMLGADS, encoded by the coding sequence ATGAACGTGTTGGTCTGGAACAGTTGGATCACGCCGGCAGGCGGGATGGAGCGAGTCGCGTTGAGCATAGCCAATGGCCTCGCAGATCGCGGCTGCGGCGTCACTCTCGCCGGGCCGTATGAATCGGTTCCCCTGCTTCGGCAGGCTATCAATCCCAAGGTCGACTTCGTGCAATGCGACTTCTCTCGCAGCGCGAAAAGCATCTTTGAAAACGCGCTGTTCCTCCGCCGCCTCGTCCGGGACCGTTCGATCGACGTCATCTCCGCCCATGGCTCCCTGTTCCCGCTTCTTCCCGCGCGCGTTCCCGTCGCCTGGACCGAGCACGGCCCTCGCTATGGCCACGGCAAAATCATGAGCGGACCCAAAACGCTGCCTTGGATGGCCGTCCGCTCGAAATTACGCCGTGGAGATTGGATTCTGGTCGGCTGCTCCCGCTTCGTCTGCCAGCACGTCGGCGCCCAGCTCGAACTGCCCGAGTCCTCCATGGCCGTCATCTACAACGGCGTTCCGAAAGCCGAAGCGCTAAGCTCGCTTCCACCACCGGAATGGAATCAACCCGCGCGAATCGGCTTGCTCGGCCGCGTCGAGCCGGAGAAGTACCCGGGCGACATCTTCATCCTCGACGAAGAACTCCAACGCCGCGGCGTCCCCTGCGAATGGCACATTTTCGGCGAAGGGTCGCTTTCCGGCGAGATGCGCCGCCGCACCGCCGGCCATCCGCGGATCAAGATGCGCGGACTCGCCTCGAGCGGAGCCGAGGCGCTCGCTCAGATGGACGCCATGGTGTTTCTCTCCCACGGGGAAATGGAAGGCATGCCGACCGTGCTCCTGGAAGCGCGCCTCGCCCGGCGTCCCGTCGTGGCCTGGAACGTAACCGCCAATCCGGAAAGCGTGGGGCCTCTGGACAAGCTCGTCGAGCCATTTGACTTGGTGTCTTTCGCCGGCGCGCTCGAGAGCGTGATCCGCGATAAGTTGGTTCCGCCCCCTGTGGGCGACGAAATCAGTTATGACCGCATGGTCGACGAGTACCACCGCCTGCTCGCTTCGATGACCCGGCGCTCCGTGGGCGCCGTCGAGCGGACCATGCTAGGAGCCGATTCCTAG
- a CDS encoding O-antigen ligase family protein: MSDLVATTEPGRDREGAVARISPGIGYGSAILGPSAAPAAGVRARRLPWPVGCVLLFFFLVTAFGKGPTYLGLPPLYISEMALGVGLLWLIDTEGVSRTFWPEHSVMVALLACLLLLGSLILITDVGKGIEAFRDAAMWYYGLFFYIGYRLARDPMGDRVWRILCVAWACALVWGTFDQVTLRLTGVAPSTFGPTLPWRGEKLLFNSTNELVEHMMLATLILFNPRLHRGQFGLWRLPLTLVSVAALAEVAVSRGRGVKVGVALSVLLLVALRFAPGKALTASRRVAAAAVLAVVVSVGGLAFYTDEFLRLTQLDRFAHADPSSASGTAYWRLVWWKRLWTVVNEQNPAFGLGFGDSLNIYNPYLHGDENNKWPVRSPHNYNVTVFARMGYVGAALWASILVMGLAGLFRRAWRGRAPDGELYSEERRDEIAFWISVMIITWINATFGVLMEGPVLGPWFWLALGLGWARSSTSGRVRSARQAAIRTELTFRPSYGGVIA; encoded by the coding sequence ATGAGCGATCTCGTTGCTACAACCGAGCCGGGCCGCGACCGCGAGGGAGCCGTCGCCCGGATATCGCCCGGCATCGGCTACGGCAGCGCCATCCTCGGGCCATCCGCGGCCCCGGCGGCCGGCGTCCGCGCGCGCCGCCTGCCTTGGCCTGTCGGCTGCGTCCTGCTGTTCTTTTTCCTGGTCACCGCCTTTGGGAAGGGCCCCACGTATCTGGGTTTGCCGCCACTCTACATCTCGGAGATGGCCCTTGGCGTTGGATTGCTCTGGCTCATCGATACCGAAGGCGTCAGCCGGACGTTTTGGCCTGAGCACAGCGTCATGGTCGCTCTGCTGGCGTGCCTCCTCCTGCTGGGCAGCCTGATCCTGATCACTGACGTCGGCAAGGGTATCGAGGCATTTCGTGACGCCGCAATGTGGTACTACGGGTTGTTCTTCTACATTGGCTACCGGCTGGCTCGCGACCCGATGGGAGACCGGGTATGGCGCATCTTGTGCGTCGCCTGGGCGTGCGCGCTCGTCTGGGGTACGTTCGATCAGGTGACCCTCCGGCTCACAGGCGTGGCGCCCAGCACGTTCGGACCCACTCTGCCCTGGCGCGGCGAAAAGCTTCTCTTCAACTCCACCAACGAACTCGTCGAGCACATGATGCTCGCCACGTTGATCCTGTTCAACCCGCGCCTGCACCGCGGCCAGTTCGGCCTGTGGCGCTTGCCCCTCACGCTCGTCTCGGTGGCCGCTCTCGCCGAGGTCGCCGTTTCCCGCGGACGCGGCGTCAAAGTCGGCGTCGCCCTATCGGTGTTGCTTCTCGTGGCGCTCCGGTTCGCACCCGGCAAGGCCCTCACCGCGTCGCGCCGGGTGGCCGCCGCCGCCGTTCTCGCCGTCGTCGTATCCGTGGGAGGGCTGGCCTTCTACACGGACGAATTCCTGCGCCTTACTCAGCTCGACCGTTTCGCCCACGCCGATCCGTCCTCGGCTTCCGGAACCGCCTACTGGCGCCTCGTGTGGTGGAAGCGCCTCTGGACGGTCGTAAACGAGCAGAATCCAGCGTTCGGCCTCGGTTTCGGCGATAGCCTGAACATCTATAACCCATACTTACACGGCGACGAAAACAACAAGTGGCCCGTCCGCTCCCCGCATAACTACAACGTCACCGTCTTCGCCCGGATGGGCTACGTGGGCGCCGCGCTGTGGGCGTCCATTCTCGTCATGGGCTTGGCGGGCTTGTTTCGCCGTGCCTGGCGTGGGCGCGCGCCGGACGGTGAACTCTACAGCGAGGAACGGCGAGACGAGATCGCTTTCTGGATCTCGGTGATGATCATCACCTGGATTAACGCGACGTTCGGTGTGTTGATGGAGGGCCCCGTGCTCGGCCCCTGGTTTTGGTTGGCGCTCGGGCTCGGGTGGGCGCGCTCGTCTACAAGCGGCCGCGTCCGAAGCGCGCGCCAGGCGGCGATTCGAACGGAGCTCACGTTCAGACCATCTTACGGAGGAGTGATTGCATGA